One genomic segment of Danio rerio strain Tuebingen ecotype United States chromosome 11, GRCz12tu, whole genome shotgun sequence includes these proteins:
- the wnt4 gene encoding protein Wnt-4a precursor has translation MSSEYLIRSLLMLFLALFSANASNWLYLAKLSSVGSISDEETCEKLRGLIQRQVQICKRNVEVMDAVRRGAQLAIDECQYQFRNRRWNCSTLESVPVFGKVVTQGTREAAFVYAISAASVAFAVTRACSSGELDKCGCDRNVHGVSPEGFQWSGCSDNIAYGVAFSQSFVDIRERSKGQSSNRALMNLHNNEAGRKAILNHMRVECKCHGVSGSCEVKTCWKAMPPFRKVGNVIKEKFDGATEVELRKVGTTKVLVPRNSQFKPHTDEDLVYLDPSPDFCEHDPRTPGIMGTAGRFCNKTSKAIDGCELMCCGRGFHTEEVEVVDRCSCKFHWCCYVKCKQCRKMVEMHTCR, from the exons ATACCTGGCCAAGCTGTCGTCGGTGGGGAGCATCTCTGATGAGGAGACGTGTGAGAAGCTGCGAGGACTCATCCAGAGGCAGGTTCAGATCTGTAAACGTAATGTGGAGGTGATGGATGCGGTGCGCAGAGGAGCTCAGCTCGCCATCGACGAGTGCCAGTATCAGTTCCGCAACCGCCGATGGAACTGCTCCACGCTGGAGAGCGTTCCTGTGTTTGGGAAAGTGGTCACACAAG GTACGAGGGAAGCTGCATTTGTATATGCCATATCCGCAGCTAGCGTAGCATTTGCAGTGACCAGAGCCTGCAGCAGTGGAGAGCTGGACAAGTGTGGATGTGACCGTAATGTTCACGGAGTCAGTCCAGAAG GTTTCCAGTGGTCAGGATGCTCAGATAACATTGCATATGGGGTTGCTTTCTCCCAATCCTTCGTGGACATCAGGGAACGGAGTAAAGGACAGTCATCCAACAGAGCCCTAATGAACCTTCATAACAATGAAGCAGGAAGAAAA GCGATTCTCAACCACATGAGAGTGGAGTGCAAATGCCACGGCGTTTCAGGCTCCTGCGAAGTCAAGACCTGCTGGAAAGCGATGCCGCCTTTCCGCAAAGTGGGCAACGTCATAAAGGAGAAATTCGACGGTGCCACAGAAGTGGAGCTGCGCAAAGTGGGCACCACCAAAGTCCTGGTGCCCCGAAACTCACAATTCAAGCCGCACACAGACGAAGATCTGGTCTACCTGGACCCGAGTCCAGACTTCTGCGAGCATGACCCCAGAACGCCCGGTATAATGGGCACGGCGGGCCGATTCTGCAACAAGACCTCCAAGGCCATCGACGGCTGCGAGCTGATGTGCTGCGGTCGCGGTTTCCACACGGAGGAGGTGGAGGTGGTGGACCGCTGCAGCTGCAAGTTCCACTGGTGCTGCTACGTCAAATGCAAACAGTGTCGCAAGATGGTGGAGATGCACACGTGTCGGTGA
- the wnt4 gene encoding protein Wnt-4a isoform X1 produces the protein MDAVRRGAQLAIDECQYQFRNRRWNCSTLESVPVFGKVVTQGTREAAFVYAISAASVAFAVTRACSSGELDKCGCDRNVHGVSPEGFQWSGCSDNIAYGVAFSQSFVDIRERSKGQSSNRALMNLHNNEAGRKAILNHMRVECKCHGVSGSCEVKTCWKAMPPFRKVGNVIKEKFDGATEVELRKVGTTKVLVPRNSQFKPHTDEDLVYLDPSPDFCEHDPRTPGIMGTAGRFCNKTSKAIDGCELMCCGRGFHTEEVEVVDRCSCKFHWCCYVKCKQCRKMVEMHTCR, from the exons ATGGATGCGGTGCGCAGAGGAGCTCAGCTCGCCATCGACGAGTGCCAGTATCAGTTCCGCAACCGCCGATGGAACTGCTCCACGCTGGAGAGCGTTCCTGTGTTTGGGAAAGTGGTCACACAAG GTACGAGGGAAGCTGCATTTGTATATGCCATATCCGCAGCTAGCGTAGCATTTGCAGTGACCAGAGCCTGCAGCAGTGGAGAGCTGGACAAGTGTGGATGTGACCGTAATGTTCACGGAGTCAGTCCAGAAG GTTTCCAGTGGTCAGGATGCTCAGATAACATTGCATATGGGGTTGCTTTCTCCCAATCCTTCGTGGACATCAGGGAACGGAGTAAAGGACAGTCATCCAACAGAGCCCTAATGAACCTTCATAACAATGAAGCAGGAAGAAAA GCGATTCTCAACCACATGAGAGTGGAGTGCAAATGCCACGGCGTTTCAGGCTCCTGCGAAGTCAAGACCTGCTGGAAAGCGATGCCGCCTTTCCGCAAAGTGGGCAACGTCATAAAGGAGAAATTCGACGGTGCCACAGAAGTGGAGCTGCGCAAAGTGGGCACCACCAAAGTCCTGGTGCCCCGAAACTCACAATTCAAGCCGCACACAGACGAAGATCTGGTCTACCTGGACCCGAGTCCAGACTTCTGCGAGCATGACCCCAGAACGCCCGGTATAATGGGCACGGCGGGCCGATTCTGCAACAAGACCTCCAAGGCCATCGACGGCTGCGAGCTGATGTGCTGCGGTCGCGGTTTCCACACGGAGGAGGTGGAGGTGGTGGACCGCTGCAGCTGCAAGTTCCACTGGTGCTGCTACGTCAAATGCAAACAGTGTCGCAAGATGGTGGAGATGCACACGTGTCGGTGA